In the genome of Bosea sp. BIWAKO-01, the window ACGCGCAGTATCTGCATCAGGTCTACACTGCTGCCGATCCCCACTATACCGGCCGGGTCACGGTTCCTATCCTGTGGGACAAGAAGACCGGCACCATCGTCAACAATGAATCTTCCGAGATCATTCGGATTCTGGGAACGGCGTTCGACCATCTCGGCGCAATATCCGGGGCCTACTATCCCGCGCCCCTGCACGAGGAGATCGATGCGATCAATGCGCGGGTCTATGAAACCGTCAACAACGGTGTCTATCGCGCCGGGTTTGCGACCAGCCAGGAGGCCTATGAAGAGGCGATCGGGCCCTTGTTCGAAACACTGGACCGGCTAGAGGATCGGCTGAAGGCACGGCGCTATCTGCTGGGAGACGACCTGACCGAGGCAGATATCCGCCTGTTCACCACGCTCATTCGGTTCGATCCGGTCTATGTCGGACACTTCAAGTGCAACCTCCGCCGCATCGTCGATTACCCGAACCTCTGGCGTTACACCCGTGACATCTACCACCTGCCCGGCGTTGCCGAGACGGTGAATATGCAGCACATCAAAGGCCACTATTACGAGAGCCATCGCACGATCAATCCGACCGGCATTGTCCCCCTTGGCCCAGAGATAAGCTACTGAAAGAGCACGAAAAGCCCCCGGCAACCGCGCAAGCACCGGCCTACGCCGAGGCCCGCCTCTCAGCAGCAGCCTCGGCAGACAATCATCCACCGAGCGTCATGTCCCGCCCCCTAAGGGGCAGAGAAGCGCGGCTCTCGTAACGGAATCGGGGCGGGACGCCCCGCGCGCCCGGACGAGCGCGCGGGAGAGGCAAACGAGCGTTCAGCGATCGTCGCGGTAGTCGTAGGTCGGGGCGTAATAGCGCCTGCCATAGACCGGCGCGGCATAGACGGGCCCGCCATAGACCGGCGCCGCATAGACCGGCGCGGCATAGTAGCCATTGTCGTAATAATAGGGGTCAGCGTAGGCGCGTCGGTTCGCAGCCACCGCTGCGGCTCCCAGAAGGCCGAGACCGACGGCGCCCGCCACGACCGCGCCACGGTTCGGGCCATACCAGCCGCCACGGTAGCCACGATATCCGCCGTAATAGCCGCCGCGATAACGGTATTGCGTATATTCCGCCGCTGCCTTGTCCAGCCGCGACGCGTCCACGGCCGGACGGGCTTGCCCAGCGAAGGCCGGCATGGCCGAGCCCGCCGTGACCACGCTTGCGGACGCCAGGGCGACGATGGCGGTTTTCCTGAGAGACATCATGTTCGTATCTCCTGTTTTCGGGCTCTCCTCCTCCCGAAGCTGAGGGCAGGTTCGCGCCGGCCGCTTGAATGGCGGGTGAACCAATCGCGGCCGAACTGCGGCAGCTGCCGTGAACGGACGCAGGCGACGTTCCCAAAGGCAACGCCTCATCATCAACGACGGCCGCAAGCGGTTGTTCCGGATGCCGCCGCACCTCAGAGAGCGCAAGCCCGCTTGCCCGCTTCGCGCTGGCGGCAATGGCGGGCCGGGTCACGGTCGATCCTCACGCCATCGGCGGCCGGCCGCAGGCATCGCAGGGCTCGTCAGCCTCCGCTACGATCGTTCCGTCCGAGATCAGTTCCGGCGCAGGCCGACGGTATCGGCGACGACCTTGAGGGCGTCGGCCTGCGCGTGGATCAGCGCGCTG includes:
- a CDS encoding glutathione S-transferase family protein, which gives rise to MGLLIDGAWHDQWYDTSSTGGRFIRKDSAFRSWVTPDGSAGPSGIGGFAAELDRYHLYVSLACPWAHRTLIMRALKGLEALVPISVVHWLMLESGWTFQAGPGVVPDAVNHAQYLHQVYTAADPHYTGRVTVPILWDKKTGTIVNNESSEIIRILGTAFDHLGAISGAYYPAPLHEEIDAINARVYETVNNGVYRAGFATSQEAYEEAIGPLFETLDRLEDRLKARRYLLGDDLTEADIRLFTTLIRFDPVYVGHFKCNLRRIVDYPNLWRYTRDIYHLPGVAETVNMQHIKGHYYESHRTINPTGIVPLGPEISY